In Bacteroides coprosuis DSM 18011, the following are encoded in one genomic region:
- a CDS encoding hypothetical protein (KEGG: mst:Msp_0942 hypothetical protein~SPTR: Putative uncharacterized protein;~IMG reference gene:2504107394), with amino-acid sequence MPKNILLAIYLLATLTLSACKGTLGQEGEGELQTYHAIDSTFSFNASRAYEKIVDEPLRILLQHENKDNPDYANMILIRKVIPDSSISYVDLVTKEVDERNAQGNHKLQFVEGDDSIRHYKYSKGSADTDDWYMMKHCKDYYYNIFYSGQNINKEEAVRLYNSIRENEYALPSFIETHEGLRVYKDIDLVIPAEFNMVVNKSVIAFENNWDYDIRRLTHAYSSKPTEVVSSFAFIFVYEINGKADEYLKLYLNKIEEGEVKINPIEYNGLSAYEFEYKVTEKPSENEQNEAINYVKMLNLMYKGRFYQIAVVSDKDSLDENYDYFVSSIRLNEE; translated from the coding sequence ATGCCCAAAAATATACTTTTAGCCATCTATCTATTGGCGACTCTTACTTTAAGTGCTTGTAAAGGAACATTAGGTCAAGAGGGTGAGGGAGAGTTACAAACTTATCATGCCATCGACTCTACATTCTCTTTTAATGCTTCTCGTGCTTATGAAAAAATAGTAGATGAGCCCTTACGCATTCTGCTACAACACGAGAATAAAGATAATCCTGATTATGCCAATATGATTTTGATTCGGAAAGTCATCCCCGATTCATCTATTTCCTATGTGGACTTGGTTACAAAAGAGGTAGATGAACGTAATGCACAAGGGAATCACAAACTTCAGTTTGTAGAGGGAGATGATAGCATCCGTCATTATAAATACTCTAAGGGTTCAGCAGATACCGATGATTGGTATATGATGAAGCACTGCAAAGATTATTATTATAATATCTTTTATAGTGGGCAAAATATTAATAAAGAAGAAGCTGTACGTTTATACAATTCCATTCGGGAAAATGAATATGCACTGCCTAGCTTTATTGAAACCCACGAGGGGCTTAGGGTATACAAAGATATTGACTTAGTTATTCCTGCTGAGTTTAATATGGTAGTGAATAAATCGGTTATTGCTTTTGAGAATAATTGGGATTATGACATTCGAAGACTTACACATGCCTATTCTAGCAAACCCACCGAGGTGGTCTCTTCTTTTGCTTTTATCTTTGTATATGAGATCAATGGTAAAGCCGATGAGTATCTTAAACTATACCTGAATAAGATAGAAGAGGGGGAAGTTAAGATTAATCCGATAGAATACAATGGTTTGTCTGCTTATGAGTTTGAATATAAGGTAACAGAGAAACCTTCAGAGAATGAACAGAATGAGGCAATCAATTATGTAAAGATGCTCAATTTAATGTATAAAGGGAGGTTTTACCAAATAGCTGTTGTGTCAGATAAAGATAGTTTGGATGAAAACTACGACTATTTTGTGTCTTCTATTCGCTTGAATGAAGAATAA
- a CDS encoding Cl- channel voltage-gated family protein (COGs: COG0038 Chloride channel protein EriC~InterPro IPR001807~KEGG: fjo:Fjoh_2371 Cl-channel, voltage-gated family protein~PFAM: Chloride channel, voltage gated~SPTR: Putative uncharacterized protein;~IMG reference gene:2504107395~PFAM: Voltage gated chloride channel), translating to MDKMSNLNYWNRLEQIPLFIYLLKWGLVASLVGFLVGSASAALLVSLNWATDYRESHLWIIALLPLAGLVIGLLYHYYGKGSDKGNNYLIEEIHHPKNIIPFRMAPLVFIGTVLTHLFGGSAGREGTAVQMGGAISDKLSSWLHFKKRDRRIMIIIGVSAGFASVFGTPLAGAVFALEVLVVGRIRYEAIFPSFMAAIAAHYTCHSLWCVAHTHYEIGVIPEISPLHIASVLLVGILFGLAAMLFSKMVRFWSQLAKKYVSYAPLRPVIGGGILVIIIALMGTTKFIGLGVPTIVESFTTQQEGYVFLLKIVLTTFTLGVGFKGGEVTPLFFIGATLGSALFGIIPLPMGLLAGMGFVAVFAGATNTPIACTLMGIELFGAEAGIWLGLACVTAYLFSGHTGIYTAQAIGSPKHTLYALLKGKELRDIK from the coding sequence ATGGACAAGATGTCAAACCTAAATTATTGGAATAGATTGGAGCAAATACCCTTATTCATTTATTTACTAAAGTGGGGATTAGTAGCTAGTTTGGTGGGATTCTTAGTAGGCTCAGCATCGGCTGCCTTACTTGTTTCCCTAAACTGGGCAACCGATTATAGAGAATCACACTTATGGATCATTGCCTTGCTTCCTTTAGCAGGCTTGGTAATCGGTTTACTTTATCACTATTACGGCAAAGGTTCTGATAAGGGGAATAACTATCTGATCGAAGAGATTCATCATCCCAAAAATATCATTCCCTTTCGCATGGCTCCGTTGGTCTTTATAGGAACAGTATTAACCCATCTCTTTGGGGGTTCGGCAGGACGAGAAGGAACGGCTGTGCAGATGGGTGGGGCTATCAGCGATAAACTCTCTTCTTGGCTTCATTTTAAGAAAAGAGATAGACGAATTATGATAATTATAGGAGTAAGTGCTGGTTTTGCCTCTGTTTTTGGAACACCACTTGCAGGCGCAGTATTCGCACTAGAGGTACTTGTTGTTGGCAGAATACGGTACGAAGCCATTTTTCCCAGCTTTATGGCCGCCATTGCTGCACACTATACCTGTCACTCATTGTGGTGTGTTGCCCATACGCACTATGAAATAGGTGTTATACCAGAAATTTCACCCCTCCACATAGCTTCTGTTTTACTTGTAGGCATCTTGTTTGGTTTAGCAGCAATGCTCTTTTCTAAGATGGTTCGATTTTGGTCGCAGTTGGCTAAAAAGTATGTTTCATACGCACCCCTCCGTCCTGTAATAGGTGGAGGTATCTTGGTAATTATCATCGCTTTAATGGGCACAACCAAATTTATAGGTTTAGGTGTACCCACTATCGTAGAATCTTTTACCACACAACAAGAAGGGTATGTTTTCTTACTGAAAATAGTATTAACAACCTTTACATTGGGTGTAGGGTTTAAAGGCGGAGAAGTTACTCCTCTGTTCTTCATTGGTGCAACATTGGGTAGTGCCCTATTTGGTATTATTCCCTTGCCTATGGGGCTGTTAGCGGGTATGGGTTTCGTGGCTGTTTTTGCAGGAGCTACCAATACCCCCATAGCATGTACTCTGATGGGTATAGAGTTGTTTGGGGCAGAAGCAGGAATATGGCTTGGCTTAGCCTGCGTAACGGCTTATCTGTTTTCGGGACATACGGGCATCTATACTGCTCAAGCTATTGGCTCACCCAAACATACGCTTTATGCCTTATTAAAAGGAAAAGAACTCAGAGATATAAAATAA
- a CDS encoding hypothetical protein (KEGG: sso:SSO1729 hypothetical protein~SPTR: Putative uncharacterized protein;~IMG reference gene:2504107388), which yields MKIEITIPELEQFIQSYFKVSIDIEYSDFNKVKVSYMTTFKINVLHVDDYSVLFGYKINPLTHLVVRGTKFFMKEKFKSDVLQWNVAKKEIQLNLKEIIGLKGFLNIYRIHSFEIFDNKVILEMVI from the coding sequence ATGAAGATAGAAATAACTATTCCAGAGCTTGAGCAGTTTATCCAATCTTACTTTAAGGTATCCATAGACATTGAGTACTCTGATTTCAATAAAGTAAAAGTAAGCTATATGACTACTTTCAAAATCAATGTGCTTCATGTTGACGATTATTCTGTGCTTTTCGGCTATAAGATAAATCCCTTGACACATCTGGTGGTTCGGGGTACAAAGTTCTTTATGAAAGAGAAATTTAAGAGTGATGTACTCCAATGGAATGTTGCTAAGAAGGAAATTCAACTGAACCTCAAAGAGATCATTGGCTTGAAAGGTTTTCTTAATATTTATCGTATTCATTCTTTTGAAATATTCGATAATAAAGTAATTTTAGAGATGGTGATTTGA
- a CDS encoding 5'(3')-deoxyribonucleotidase (COGs: COG4502 conserved hypothetical protein~InterPro IPR010708~KEGG: zpr:ZPR_2748 5'(3')-deoxyribonucleotidase~SPTR: Putative uncharacterized protein;~IMG reference gene:2504107398~PFAM: 5' nucleotidase, deoxy (Pyrimidine), cytosolic type C protein (NT5C)), whose product MKTLLVDMDGVLADVYAQLLKIEYEEKGIKHKIESLYGKMESEAFEDGYAYVHRPRFFQTAPLIPGCVQGLRYLNDKYNLLIVSSATEFPNSPTEKLKWMHKHFPFINWKQIVLCGRKDVIKGDIMLDDHPKNLNYFEGRKIIFTQPHNIYIQNPSYERANNWEEVMNIL is encoded by the coding sequence TTAGTTGATATGGATGGTGTGCTAGCAGATGTCTATGCACAGTTACTCAAAATAGAATATGAAGAAAAAGGAATAAAACACAAGATAGAGTCGCTTTATGGTAAAATGGAAAGTGAAGCCTTTGAAGATGGTTATGCTTATGTACATCGACCAAGATTCTTTCAAACAGCACCTTTGATACCAGGATGTGTTCAGGGACTTCGGTACCTCAATGATAAATACAACTTGCTGATTGTCTCTTCGGCAACGGAATTTCCTAATAGTCCAACTGAAAAACTAAAATGGATGCACAAGCATTTTCCGTTTATAAATTGGAAACAGATTGTGTTGTGTGGTCGAAAAGATGTAATCAAGGGAGATATAATGCTCGATGATCACCCTAAAAACTTAAACTACTTTGAGGGCAGGAAAATTATATTTACTCAACCTCACAATATCTACATCCAAAACCCATCTTACGAGAGAGCTAATAACTGGGAAGAAGTGATGAATATCCTTTAA
- a CDS encoding glycosyl transferase family 9 (COGs: COG0859 ADP-heptose:LPS heptosyltransferase~InterPro IPR002201~KEGG: fjo:Fjoh_1715 ADP-heptose:LPS heptosyltransferase-like protein~PFAM: Glycosyl transferase, family 9~SPTR: ADP-heptose:LPS heptosyltransferase-like protein;~IMG reference gene:2504107389~PFAM: Glycosyltransferase family 9 (heptosyltransferase)), with product MKKEINALRKKILYSLTKHIGTSIHKNDLSALQASGKPIRILINRPNSRLGNLLMITPLLQEIEDVFPQAKVDLFVRGGVASILYKNYNQVDHILTLPGKPFKNLYKYLKSWFKIRKEHYDLVLNTMPDSSSGRLSTFFARATYRSFGESDAALEQKYPDYRHMAKYPVYNFRQIIHNEKVKNIPELSLNLSTEEIHRGEEIYRSLVKNNKPTLFFYTYATGKKCFTKEWWKQFYNQLEQTFPEYNLIEVLPKENISQIDFKAASYYSKNLREMSAVLSCGALFLTADCGVMHLASASRIPTLALFNITPIEVYRPYNVGSKAVNSGEVSVTEILKLMQEMLIE from the coding sequence ATGAAAAAGGAAATAAATGCTCTTCGTAAAAAGATATTGTACTCCCTTACTAAGCATATAGGAACATCTATACATAAGAATGATTTATCGGCTCTTCAAGCATCGGGAAAGCCTATTCGTATTCTGATTAATCGACCAAACTCTAGGCTAGGTAATTTACTCATGATAACCCCCTTATTACAAGAGATTGAAGATGTATTCCCTCAAGCTAAAGTGGATCTATTTGTGAGGGGTGGAGTAGCCTCAATTCTGTATAAAAACTACAATCAAGTAGATCATATTTTAACGCTTCCAGGAAAGCCCTTTAAGAATCTGTATAAGTACCTTAAATCGTGGTTTAAAATAAGAAAGGAGCATTATGATTTAGTTTTAAATACTATGCCCGATTCTTCATCTGGTAGGCTATCCACTTTTTTTGCCCGTGCTACTTACCGAAGTTTTGGTGAATCAGATGCAGCTTTGGAACAGAAATATCCAGATTATAGGCATATGGCTAAGTATCCTGTCTATAATTTTAGGCAGATTATCCATAATGAAAAAGTCAAAAACATTCCTGAGCTTTCCTTAAATTTGAGTACAGAAGAGATTCATCGAGGTGAAGAGATTTATCGCTCTTTGGTAAAGAATAATAAGCCTACTCTCTTTTTTTATACCTATGCTACTGGTAAGAAATGTTTCACCAAAGAGTGGTGGAAACAGTTTTACAATCAGCTGGAACAAACTTTCCCTGAGTACAACTTAATAGAAGTCCTTCCCAAAGAAAACATCTCTCAAATCGATTTTAAAGCGGCTAGCTATTATAGTAAGAACCTTCGTGAAATGTCGGCTGTTCTCTCTTGTGGAGCTTTATTCTTAACAGCAGATTGTGGAGTAATGCACTTAGCAAGTGCTTCTCGTATTCCTACTCTGGCTTTATTTAATATTACCCCTATTGAGGTTTATCGCCCTTATAATGTGGGTAGTAAGGCTGTGAATTCAGGTGAGGTAAGTGTAACCGAAATATTAAAGTTGATGCAAGAGATGCTGATTGAATAA
- a CDS encoding hypothetical protein (KEGG: dre:100334074 zinc finger protein 300-like~SPTR: Putative uncharacterized protein;~IMG reference gene:2504107391) gives MNKLYSICPYCGSKNIHLLSKSVSSAMATSEPIFETLNLVPYAHSTISILKCYNCGHQCELENKKTESYNTPIQSSIHKKGLKKELYVCMNCGKESLLGATPFCTSCGKPLTDQEKVTTSPKRLGQGVQLNALWITFLFVLIGLVVFAYVYWIY, from the coding sequence ATGAATAAGTTATATTCTATTTGTCCCTATTGTGGGTCTAAAAATATACACCTATTATCAAAATCTGTGAGTTCAGCAATGGCAACCTCAGAGCCTATCTTTGAGACTTTAAATCTTGTGCCGTATGCCCACTCAACTATATCTATTCTTAAATGTTATAATTGTGGACATCAGTGTGAGTTAGAAAACAAGAAAACAGAAAGCTACAATACACCTATTCAAAGTTCTATTCATAAAAAGGGTCTAAAAAAAGAGCTTTATGTATGTATGAATTGTGGCAAAGAATCATTGCTAGGAGCAACTCCTTTTTGCACAAGTTGTGGTAAACCTCTTACAGATCAAGAGAAAGTAACTACATCTCCTAAAAGACTAGGACAAGGAGTTCAATTAAACGCTCTTTGGATTACTTTCCTATTTGTCCTTATAGGACTTGTAGTTTTCGCTTATGTGTATTGGATTTATTAA
- a CDS encoding ABC-type branched-chain amino acid transport system (KEGG: mag:amb0424 ABC-type branched-chain amino acid transport systems~SPTR: ABC-type branched-chain amino acid transport systems;~IMG reference gene:2504107397), whose product MNPKEKSLTLFALIVIVLSVVLYLLSWIPLRPFLFAVFASIGLIGLLIYNHSK is encoded by the coding sequence ATGAATCCCAAAGAAAAATCTCTTACATTATTTGCCTTGATAGTCATTGTACTTTCAGTGGTACTTTATTTGCTTTCTTGGATTCCATTACGTCCGTTTTTATTTGCTGTATTCGCATCTATCGGATTAATTGGGTTGTTGATTTACAACCACTCCAAGTAG
- a CDS encoding hypothetical protein (KEGG: gfo:GFO_3050 TonB-dependent outer membrane receptor~SPTR: Putative glycosyl transferase;~IMG reference gene:2504107393), giving the protein MRYYIGVGATLLSALLVTSCGSGESTHLQAYHSGDSLLTIEARTGLQEREYPSHIVLYTHENEDTDFRFITVTPEKYINQKSFATQADDQIDRDYSDKKSYITKVSQNDSIIHYQFSKGLLAVQEWYMLKQGKKSDYIIYYKGVGVKEAEAMRLYNSLKENEHEEAYYVMGEEDYKEYVQSNFAIRSDYKLMQDKTFISMTNRMDTKNKLQAAYVMMLSDKPIEILNITVFRADEDEAAFTENYLKSLKESGITCQSTQFQDRNAIEFETLQLEAPEPQNNVYVKGLNFMYKGSWYQISITGVKDSIDTEFTKVIEAVRLI; this is encoded by the coding sequence ATGCGATATTATATAGGTGTTGGGGCTACACTGCTCTCTGCTTTGTTGGTTACCTCTTGCGGAAGTGGAGAATCTACTCATCTTCAAGCTTACCATTCGGGGGATTCTCTATTGACAATTGAGGCAAGAACGGGGCTGCAAGAGCGCGAATACCCTTCTCATATTGTTTTGTACACGCACGAAAATGAAGATACTGATTTTCGGTTTATTACAGTGACTCCCGAAAAATACATCAATCAGAAATCTTTTGCTACTCAAGCCGATGATCAGATCGATAGAGATTATTCAGATAAGAAATCATACATCACAAAGGTATCCCAAAATGATAGCATCATTCATTATCAATTTTCCAAAGGGTTACTTGCTGTTCAAGAATGGTATATGCTCAAGCAAGGAAAGAAATCAGACTATATTATTTATTACAAAGGTGTAGGGGTGAAGGAAGCTGAGGCAATGCGTCTGTACAACTCGCTCAAAGAGAATGAACATGAAGAAGCTTATTATGTTATGGGAGAAGAAGACTATAAAGAGTATGTACAAAGTAACTTTGCCATTCGTTCCGATTATAAATTGATGCAAGACAAAACATTCATCAGCATGACGAATAGGATGGATACGAAGAATAAGCTTCAGGCTGCCTATGTGATGATGCTTAGCGACAAACCGATAGAAATACTGAATATCACGGTGTTCAGAGCCGATGAAGATGAAGCAGCCTTTACAGAAAACTACCTCAAGAGCCTGAAAGAATCGGGGATTACTTGTCAATCTACCCAGTTTCAAGACAGAAATGCTATAGAATTTGAAACTCTACAGCTTGAAGCTCCCGAGCCTCAAAATAATGTTTATGTGAAAGGACTCAACTTTATGTACAAGGGAAGCTGGTATCAAATATCTATTACAGGCGTAAAAGATTCTATCGACACCGAGTTTACCAAAGTAATAGAAGCCGTTCGATTGATTTAA
- a CDS encoding DNA alkylation repair enzyme (COGs: COG4912 DNA alkylation repair protein~InterPro IPR014825~KEGG: sgo:SGO_1207 DNA alkylation repair enzyme~PFAM: DNA alkylation repair enzyme~SPTR: DNA alkylation repair enzyme;~IMG reference gene:2504107396~PFAM: DNA alkylation repair enzyme) yields MFYISSPLNINRMNFNSLLKQYQAVQDKERAAQMEKYMRNQFSFLGIATPERRKIAKPLFQEAKYHEVVDWCLIQKCWDCPYRELQYVACDYLHRVTPLLVSKDLESIEKLITTKSWWDSVDSLYIVIASMVQADPRLKKRMRAWSLDDNKWLRRAAIAYQLSLKEETDLELLSEVILNNTNHPDFFVQKAIGWILREYSKTDSDWVRSFINQHGDAMSKLSIREGSKYI; encoded by the coding sequence TTGTTTTATATCTCTTCTCCTCTAAATATTAATAGGATGAATTTTAATAGTTTACTCAAGCAATATCAAGCAGTACAAGATAAAGAGAGAGCTGCACAGATGGAAAAGTATATGCGAAATCAGTTTTCGTTTTTAGGTATTGCCACTCCCGAACGTCGTAAAATTGCCAAACCTCTATTCCAAGAAGCAAAATATCATGAAGTAGTTGATTGGTGCTTGATACAGAAATGTTGGGATTGTCCGTATCGTGAACTTCAATATGTAGCCTGTGATTACTTACATCGGGTTACTCCACTTCTTGTTTCTAAAGATTTAGAGTCTATTGAAAAGCTGATTACAACGAAGTCGTGGTGGGATAGTGTAGATTCATTGTATATCGTTATAGCTAGTATGGTACAAGCAGATCCTAGACTAAAAAAGCGTATGCGAGCATGGAGTTTAGATGATAATAAATGGTTGCGGCGAGCAGCCATCGCCTATCAATTATCTTTAAAAGAAGAAACAGATTTAGAATTGCTGTCCGAGGTCATTTTGAACAATACAAATCATCCCGATTTCTTTGTGCAAAAAGCCATCGGATGGATATTACGAGAATACAGTAAAACAGATTCGGATTGGGTAAGGAGCTTCATAAACCAACATGGAGATGCGATGAGCAAACTTAGTATTCGAGAAGGAAGTAAATACATTTAG
- a CDS encoding hypothetical protein (IMG reference gene:2504107390), whose amino-acid sequence MCLFELKFEYQRGFYFSLVLVKRLYGYNNLIFVKCIGRNKVKFVSEI is encoded by the coding sequence ATGTGTTTATTTGAGTTAAAATTTGAATATCAAAGAGGATTCTATTTTTCATTAGTATTAGTAAAAAGATTGTATGGATATAATAACCTCATCTTTGTAAAGTGTATTGGAAGAAATAAAGTTAAGTTTGTGTCTGAGATTTAA
- a CDS encoding hypothetical protein (KEGG: dya:Dyak_GE19575 GE19575 gene product from transcript GE19575-RA~SPTR: Putative uncharacterized protein;~IMG reference gene:2504107392) produces the protein MTNEQLNKLAKLRQLARKHELSFSDFKEEIFKANQDQEFYFQLNGKENIDLCEYIEELNKLRLFCHK, from the coding sequence ATGACAAATGAACAGCTTAACAAGCTAGCCAAACTTCGTCAGTTGGCACGAAAGCACGAACTTAGTTTTTCCGATTTTAAAGAGGAGATTTTTAAGGCTAACCAAGATCAAGAATTTTATTTTCAATTGAATGGAAAAGAGAATATTGATCTTTGTGAATACATCGAGGAATTAAATAAACTAAGACTTTTTTGCCACAAGTAA